The sequence AATAATCGAGCTAAAATTTATAGAAAATTAAATGATATTGACGAAAATATGGGAACTGCTGTTAATATTCAAGAAATGGTTTTCGGAAATCTAAATAATAACTCAGGAACGGGAGTCGCCTTCACAAGAAATCCAGCTACTGGAGAAAATGATATTTTTGGTGAATATTTAATCAATGCTCAAGGTGAAGATATTGTTGCAGGAATTAGAACTCCACTACCTATTTCTCATATGAAAGAAACTATGCCTTCTATTTATGAAGAATTTTTAGCCTATGGAAAACAACTAGAAAATCATTATAAAGAAATGCAAGATATTGAATTTACTATTGAAAATGGAAAACTTTTTATTCTTCAGACTAGAAATGGTAAACGATCTCCTTATGCAGGTATTAAAATGGCTGTAGCTATGGTTAAAGAAAATTTAATATCTAAAGAAGAAGCTATTATGAGAATAAACCCAAAAGATATAACTATTTTATTACATGGTTCCTTTTCTCAAGAAAGTTTAAATAAAGAAATGCCTTTAGGAAAAGGTCTTGCAGGAAGTGCAGGTATTGCTGTAGGAAAAATTGTCTTACGATCAGAAGATGTTGTAGATCCTGATTCAATACTTGTTCGTACAGAAACTTCTCCTGAAGACTTAAGTGGAATGAGTATAGCTAATGGGATTTTAACTGCTAAGGGAGGCTTAACATCCCATGGTGCTGTTGTTGCAAGAAGTATGGGTAAATGTTGCGTTGCAGGTTGTCCTACTTTAACAATTAATTTAGAAACTAATAAAATTAAAATTGGTAATATGTCACTAAAAGAAGGAGAATACATCTCAATTGATGGCTATTCTGGAAATATTTATAAAGGTAAATTAAAAATTGACTTATCTGATGAAATTGAAGAATTTTATGAAATTTTAAACTGGTCTAAAAGTATAAAAAAACTATCTGTTAGAATGAATGCTGATACTCCTGAAGATTGTCAAAGAGGATTAAGATACTTTGCTGAAGGAGTTGGTCTTTGTAGAACAGAACATATGTTTTTTAAAACTAACCGAATTTGGCCTATGAGGGAAATGATTGTATCTGATACACTTGAAGAACGTAAAAGTTCATTAGAAAAATTAAAACCATATCAAAAAAATGACTTTATTGAAATTTTTAAAATATTAAAAGAAAAACCTGTTAATATTAGATTATTAGATCCTCCTTTACACGAATTTTTACCAACCACTCCTGAAGAGCTTCAAAAATTAAGTAAATTAATGAAAATTTCTATGGCAGAATTAAAATATAGACTTCAAAAATTAGAAGAACATAATCCTATGTTAGGACATCGAGGATGTAGATTAGCAGTAACATATCCTGAAATTTATCTTATGCAATGTGAAGCTATTATAGAAGCAGCTTTAGAAGTTAAAAAATTAAATATCAATCCAAACATTGAAATTATGATTCCTCTTGTAGCAACTTTTAAAGAGTTTCAATTTATAAAAAATAAAATAGAAGAAAATTTAATGAACCTTTATCCAAATATAAAAGATATTAATTATAAAATTGGTACTATGATTGAACTTCCTAGAACTTGCTTAATTGCAAATAAATTATCAAAAGAAGCTGACTTCTTCTCTTTTGGAACAAATGATTTAACTCAAACAACATTTGGTATTTCAAGAGATGATTCTGGAAAGTTTATTGAAGAATATAAAGAACATCATATTTTAGAAAAAAGTCCTTTTGAATCAGTTGATATTGAAGGAGTTGGAGAACTCATGAAAATTGCTGTAGATAGTACTAGAAAAGAAAATCCTAATTTTAAAATCGGTATTTGTGGAGAACAAGGAGGCGATCCTAAAACTATTGAATATTGTCATAATTTAAATTTAAATTATGTTAGTTGTTCTGGTTTTAGAATACCTATTGCAATTCTTGCAGCAGCACAAAGTAATATAAAAAAATGATTAAAGTAGCTGAAAATTTCAGCTACTTTTTTAATATTTTATTTAATTCATTATATGCAAAATCAACTATTTCTTCACATGTAATTTTATTATTTTTTAAATCTATACAAATTTCAGAGTTATATTTTTCTCTACATTTTTTCATATACTGATTAACTAAACTTCTAGCTACATTTTCTTCTAGATGGCTTTCTCTCCCTGTAGTAAAGCCAATTATTGCAACCCCTGCATTAATTGCTCCA is a genomic window of Cetobacterium ceti containing:
- a CDS encoding C-GCAxxG-C-C family (seleno)protein — its product is MEKKNLYIKGALNCAETIIDTYNKEHGTKIPVAIGSGMGSGVTCGSLCGAINAGVAIIGFTTGRESHLEENVARSLVNQYMKKCREKYNSEICIDLKNNKITCEEIVDFAYNELNKILKK
- the ppdK gene encoding pyruvate, phosphate dikinase; this translates as MKQKVYLFSEGNKNMKNLLGGKGANLAEMTNLGLPIPQGFIITTEACNDFLHKNLILTEDLKLEIKNNIFKLEKITGKIFGGTNPLLVSVRSGAPISMPGMMDTILNLGLNDDTVEILSIKINSSFAFSIYSRFIEMFSDIVKNIPREKFACIEEELKKKNIDKDNFYRELTKEYKNLYKITLNEDFPQDPEDQLFQCIIAIFNSWNNNRAKIYRKLNDIDENMGTAVNIQEMVFGNLNNNSGTGVAFTRNPATGENDIFGEYLINAQGEDIVAGIRTPLPISHMKETMPSIYEEFLAYGKQLENHYKEMQDIEFTIENGKLFILQTRNGKRSPYAGIKMAVAMVKENLISKEEAIMRINPKDITILLHGSFSQESLNKEMPLGKGLAGSAGIAVGKIVLRSEDVVDPDSILVRTETSPEDLSGMSIANGILTAKGGLTSHGAVVARSMGKCCVAGCPTLTINLETNKIKIGNMSLKEGEYISIDGYSGNIYKGKLKIDLSDEIEEFYEILNWSKSIKKLSVRMNADTPEDCQRGLRYFAEGVGLCRTEHMFFKTNRIWPMREMIVSDTLEERKSSLEKLKPYQKNDFIEIFKILKEKPVNIRLLDPPLHEFLPTTPEELQKLSKLMKISMAELKYRLQKLEEHNPMLGHRGCRLAVTYPEIYLMQCEAIIEAALEVKKLNINPNIEIMIPLVATFKEFQFIKNKIEENLMNLYPNIKDINYKIGTMIELPRTCLIANKLSKEADFFSFGTNDLTQTTFGISRDDSGKFIEEYKEHHILEKSPFESVDIEGVGELMKIAVDSTRKENPNFKIGICGEQGGDPKTIEYCHNLNLNYVSCSGFRIPIAILAAAQSNIKK